TTCCAGTTAGTTTTCCTTTGGCCTTAGGAAATGCTGAAACGATGGCTATGCAATTAACGTACACATTGTAACAGTAGGTGAGGTATTTAAGAATTTAGACTAAATGTccacccccaacctcccaccccacctccgGTGAGAGAGTTTGACCTACATGCTTTGGCTATGGTTAAATCAGCAAAATTGTTTTTTGAAGATCGATAACGCATCATTCGTTGACGCCTGTTTGTAAATCGGTTAAAGTAGAATTCCAAATGCAGAACGAATTAATTCATAGCTTCTCTAACAATTGTGACATTTGGACacactttcagcagttattttaaaAGTTACCCTCGTTCTGCCATAGAATTGTAAATTATGTTTCTTTGTAGACTGCAATGTTTGGAGTCTGCTTCCATACCTGATTCTCCTTATATACTAATGCGTGCTGAATTGCAAACCTTGCTTTTTGCTTTGATCATTTCCTGAATGTCTTTCTGAAGTCTGTTACGCTGATTGCTAGTGAACTATTGTAATCTATACTTTAATAAGTCATATGTAAAACGCAACCTTTATTGTTTAATAACATAATTTGCATTTCCGTTTCTTTTAGCGCATCGTTTCACTACAATATGGGCGCCTAGCATGTGGATATTCTAGTCTGCTGGACGGATGATTACCAAAGCGTGAGACATTGGTGAAGTCATGTCAGCCAACTATTTCATATGTTTAAAGTTAGGTTTTTTAGCCTTAGTTGGAACTACTGTTACAATAGTGATGTGCCTGATCATGCAGCAATCACCCACTTTGGTTGAGAAAATGAATTGGATATATTTTTACGAATATGAACCAATCTACAAGACGAACTTCACTTTCAcacaacatgtaaaatgtaaagatACAAATCCATTTTTGGTCATTCTGGTGTCTTCCAGACCAAAAGACACATTCGTCCGACAGGCCATCAGAATAACGTGGGGTTCTGTAAACATGTGGTTTGGACATCACGTTAAAACCCTGTTCTTACTAGGCCAAGAACCAAACGAAGATGCCAGGATGGAAACATTGATAGAGTACGAAAGTAAACTTAATGGAGATATTATTCGCCAAGATTTTCTGGATACCTATCATAACCTTACTTTAAAAACTATAATGGCTTTCCAGTGGGTTTCACAATTTTGCCCAAATGCCAAATATATCATGAAAGCTGATTCAGATGTGTTCATCAATACTCCCAATTTATTAAACTTTCTTCTGACGTTTAATTCATCTGACAGTTTGTTTACTGGTTATCCCCTCTTTGATAACTATGTACAGAGAAGCATACTTCACAAAGCATATATTTCCTATCTAGAATATCCTTTCAGGATTTACCCACATTATTGCAGTGGCCTGGGATATGTACTCTCTGGAAAGTTGGCCCTGAAAATCTATGAAGTTATGAGTCATGTTAAACCTATTTGGATTGAAGATGCCTATGTTGGAATTTGTTTGAAAGTACTGAATGTGGCTGTGCATGCTCCCAGAAACCCAGAATTGTTTGTTTTATATGCAGTTGAATTTTCTCTCTGTGAATACAGGAAGGCATGTGCTGTACATGGTCTGTCCTCAAATGAGATCATTAAAGTTTGGGACGCCATACAAAAGAACACTTTGGGTAAATGTTCGTGACCGACTGAACATTGCCAAAGGAGCAGTACTACCTGCTTCCTGATTCTGAAATGGGGAACTATTTACTATTCTCACGGGAGCATCACTTCAGCATCTCTTCTAATCATTTCATTCCGACATCAGCACGTAAAGACCCGGGTACAATAATATTTGCATGAGGGTGTAATTGTTAGTTACGACCAGTTTACTCCTGTTAGTAAAAGAATGAGAGATAACATTCTCAAAAAGTATTTACTTGCATTTTTGCATGCGTTATTATCCTTAGAACCGTGGCTTGCATTGGCAAACTCGCGAGTGAGGTTGCCACAGTTCTTGATTGCCACCACTGTTGTGAAAACGGACAGAAGAAAACGTTTGCACCTAATTTTACAACAATGCCTGGACCTACGTGTTACCTAAGCTTTAAAATGTAACATGAAGGACATAGTTCTTGTTTTTGCCAAAGTGTACACTAGAATGTTTTGCTTAATGTCTTTATTGACTCTTTTTGAATAAACAAATTATGGTACTGTTGTTTAAATGTAGCATTATTAATGCACTAGTGCGTTATTGTGTATTTTTATTGAGTCGCTGCACAGCAGTATCACATGGTGAATGTTTAAAATCCGTTTGGTTGCACCAAGGAAGTTTTGCGGCCACCTCCTAATCATTTTAGAGCACGTATTTCATAACAAATCGTCTGACAATTGATATAAGTTAGTAGTTCTTAATTAGCAGTCTTTGCATGCAGAGTAGTCCCGATCACCAGTAAGTCCGCCCTTTTTTTGTAAGAAAGAgataacaaccatttgcaatgcaataggtctcgcattttcttgagttcgagctattgccattgtaaattcataactggagttttcttgccacacaaattggtcaaccctgtctcaaaattttggcttcttctaccatataattccagtggcccctcatttaactaaagcacttccatttaccttcttcctctatcttaaaacacatATAATTATTATGAAAACctgtatcagaaataaactttgggcattggagtgtaatgctcaaaacaccctaaccgaaatataatttgggacgaattggagggtgaaaggaaagaaggagttgtgagtaaagatggagaggacaagtggcatacAAACGGTGTCATGGACcctggagaaagaaaggaaaatggttgactgcaatttcggtatgaaaatacagcagtaaGAGTTGAGTgaggtgccactgcaccttttgctccattgataactaggcctcaggagagaaagcggatggggcagaaaaagagaagtgaaaggaatacaccagacaaaaggaagaaagagaaggggtctaAAAGAAGGGAAAGAACGAATTAGAAAATGGAAACTactaagaagaaatagagcaaacatgtgaaacaaaagaaaaaagggaaggaagctagcgaacgaaagatgaaaaggaaaaaataatgaaagaagtgtgaaaagaaagagaaaattaacATTGGTGGAAAAaatagagatggtgagagaaacaagcagcaaaagaatcaGGGCATGTATgtgctgacacatttcccacagaatgggaaaaccactttgacagtttgggtcccgacaagtaacttgtggcttccacacacagagggagaaaaaagagggatttatagtaaaacgtgaattgacagatagcgataagaaaaacaccagagaaagaaaggaagaaagatctaaaaaaaaaggaaaggatgcatactgagtcaaaggaaagagcaaataaagacaaagaaagaatgaaggggagaGAACAAAAATAGTAAAAGAATGAATGTCTGAAGGAAAAAGAGGAACAAAACAcggaaagaaataaccacgtttttgcgagtttgaatgaagagggaggaagagggaaaataaaaaaataaaaagggagaggagtagaaatagatAGTTGAAATAgtgaaactgttaacatgtggatttgAAGAGCTGGAAatagaaaagtgggggagaaagaaaacattgagagtaaacagagtaaaggaaagaacggagtgagataggtgaaacagaccatcCCAAATTTATTTGGGATGGCGGCTAAGAAGAGATTTAATTGGCTCTCCCACGCCCTCAAACAGAAGTGGAGCAGAGGggacactgcagaacagcaggaggtgcattagcagagttataTGTGAACTCCAATACTGCAATAttgggtgcttcagatcaggagtgggggtatagacagagctgtgtcctggcctagtgctggaataacagaaaggcagcgggtgaggaatgggaaacagagtgcagtgtaattcctggtattggaataatggggcgctgcaggttagggttgagatgcactgacagagttgtatgtgggctgcagtactggaatagtaactggCACACAAGATcggaagtgaggtatgttaatggagctatgtgtggaacctagtattggcgtgccagtgttgccaagtgttagcctggaTGTGCCTTGGTGAAGCTGCGATTGGGGCCCAGAacaggagtggcattgcctctgacccacagaagcgaggagtcctgaagggcatgtgtgtgagccttaaTACTGAGAAGATGTgcgctgaatgttagaattgatggattctggcgaaGCTGGTGTGGTTCctatcaacagtggcgttggatgttagacttgaggttcgctggctgagctgtgttttgctattCTAGgttcagtattggcttggcagtaggACTAAATATTAGGATTGAGATGCTGTGATGGAACTGTATGCAAGTGGGGTCCCAGTATAGTAAAGAAAGGGACCTTGCCggagtagaactgaggtgcactgatggagctgcgcccgaggtcctacTACTGGAACAGCAGACTGTACTGACTGTAGGAACTGAGGTGGTTTGCCAgatggtgtgtgtggggttctggcacaggcacgGCTGGGaggcctggagtgtgtgaactcGGGTGCACTGATTGAgatgcgcctgaggtcccagtactggaacagcagtgtataGTGACTGCAAAAACTGGTGCTTTGGCAGACCGCATGTGTGCGGTTCCTGGcactgctgagggcttggagtgtgtgaattgcatTTCCTTGATGGAGCTACAcccaggtcccagtactggagcagcccAGTGTACTGACTATgagaactgagatgctctggcagacagcatgtgtgaagTTCCTGGCACTGCTGAGTGCTTGAGTGTGTGAACTGtgttgcactgatggagctgcacccaggtcccagtactggagcagcagtgtgtactgactgcaagaactgtggTGCTCTGGTAgaaagcgtgtgtggggttccttgcactgctgagggcttggagtgtgtgaactgcggtgcactgatgtagctgcgcccgaggtcccagaactggagcagcagagtttactgactatgagaactgaggtgctctggcagacagcgtgtgtggggttaggggcacagctgagggtttggagtctgtgaactgcagtgcactgatggagccacgcctgaggtcccagtactggaacagcagagtctatggactgcgagaactgaggtgctttggcagacagcgtgtgaggggttcctgccactggcacggctgagggcttggattgtgtgaactgagttgcactgatggagctccgagtgggatcccagtatgtaGCAGAAGTGGCCACTGTGTCTAAGAATTGTGGAGCCCTGGACGAGCCGAGTGCCTATGCTATACGCAAATACAACCGATCCtccacccttgctctcagcacaaaagcaggcacactagGTAAAGAAAATCGAAGCCAAGGAAGgtcgggagccaggcagctgagagagggtgctgaGAGCCCACAAAaaacaaatgtgaccaagatagcctgatttgtagccttgtttacagctaagctcaggaagaatgctctgcaaatgaaaagggaagcttccctggacaggagcaggaaacacagtattaaaaaaaaaaaaaaagtcctctgcAGGCCAGTtaaagttggtccctgctcccacacagaagaaggagggacaaagaggcatgactgaccactagcaagcaaggatttttaaattacactaaaACTGACAAATGTAATAGCTGGaaacccacagaagaagtatacttaaaagcatacaagaggtcgtatgcttacgcttgacctaaaaattgtCAAGCTGTATTTTAAAGCAAAAGGTACCAAAAACATTGGTTTTTGAGGTCAAGATTTTTCTAAGGTGATCAGAGTTTGTAGAGGGGTTTCTGAGTACCTAAAAACTTGAGTTTTTGTATATTTGCCAAAGTGCATGGCATTCTTGCCCTGCTAAGCCATTCATACACTTCTGTGTATAGATTTGCTCATGaaaatcaaaaaatgcaaaaagttgTTTTGCACTCATAAAAGGGCTATTTGCAGGTGTAAAATAAACTTAATGCAGATAGCTCTGTGACTCAAAACACCTTAATTCTGCTTACCGCTTTCCATGCCATTTCACAGACATATGCCCTTCAGCTGCCATAGATATGTCAATGCTATGACTTTTATGGGAAGGAAATACGTAACTTGAAATATAATCACATTTTACATTCATTTTGTGCTGGCTTCCCAGTTGTAAAcgcatttcatattttattttagcaAATTTTACTCACATATGGAACACTTATTAGGGATACAATTctcattttttgtaattttaagtgaaaaTGAGCAATtatatttcattctttttttttttgttctttttttatttttttttattttttagagttaGGGTTCACGTCATCTGTTCTTACGTTATATCTGTTAGTGATATTTACTAAACGTCTCAAGCAGAAGTAGCCTTGGACTGCCATAAGGAACTGTCTGTAATATGTGGGATTTACTTAAAAATATGCGCTTGCACCAGTTTTCGTAACCTTAGAGGTGCCATAAGGTGAATTATGTCAGTAAATCTCAAAATCCCAGCTGGCTTTATCAAACAAAGTAACAACCTAGATTGCTTATTGCTGGTGATTGCTAGAGATGCAGGACTGTGTAAAGCCAATTGGATGACCATGTAAGTTTTTGTATTGCACTCACTCCGTGAAATAAACTAATTTACATTTTGGAAATATTAAGTATTTTTAATGGtataaaaaaacctttttctctcaCTTAAAGTTGTATATCTGTGACATGTTGTCTCTTCCTCCATAACGtatgtgaaaaatcatgggtgaaTTTACTCCTTCCTGTAGTTTTCCGCTGTAGTTATGTTTGGGACACTTGTAATTTTAAGTGTGCATATAAGCATGTGAAATAGTCACAAGTGTTCTTGAATGCACAAAACGTTTGAGTCATTTCCATGGGATTACCTTGATAACTCCCCTGACAAATTTCTGGGGATGATCACAAGTGAAACTTGACAGAAAACGGGGGCATGTGCAGAAATGGAATCATCTGTGGTGCACCAATAATGTGGTGACAACAATCTACAGTATCTTACTGAACATCCATTAGGCGGAGCATACTAATTGAGAGGGAAATAGGATTGCATGCCCCCATTTAAGATGGATattgatatctgatagagacttctagctgcagatttcttaccactGAATTTCCCTAGGCGGCAGACTTGATCTGGAAGATTTGTTGTGAGTAGTACCCCTGCACGCTGTTAGTTGATGTCGATCTGCTCCACGTCCATCTGCATCATATGTGCCGTAAGTGACATGGCGGTACCTATATTGGCGCCACCCAGGTGTGCTggcatcagtttttttctttccatcCAGCCAGCGCTGATCTAGAGAAGAGCTAACTCTCCGTCAGTTTTTCACTGGATTTTTTCGATATTTTGTCTACTTCTTTTGGGGTTTCCTCTTGGTGTGAGTgcgatgtcatctaggaagacaggattcaagcccagTGGAGCCTGTCATCGGTTGATGTTGATGGCGGACACGCATCTTGTCTGCCCATGGTGTTTAGAGCATGgccatgacccaaagtcgtgctcctatTTTCGGACCAtgtatccgaaggctttgagggagcggttccCAAAGCTGATGGCAGACCAGCATGCGACTCTGCACAGGTCAAGGTCCCAGTTGAGGAGAAGATCCCGATATCAGTCACTGAGCCCCAAGTCttcgtcgtcccactccaagtcctcgggcgATCAGCTAAGTCAAGGAACAAGGAAAGGAGCAAAAAGTCAAAGCGTTCTTCTACTTCTTATCATCCCTTCAGCCGGCGAGACATGTGATCGTCTGTGATCAAGTCTTGGTTCTTTGGTGCCTGGTCCAACTTGCCACCTCCCTgactttccaggagccagagcgaccTCCGCCCATTTAAGAGTTTTACAAGGCGATTCTCCTCATTTTTGGGCATCCTGACGCACCATTGAACCCCCCATGGTCAGAGGGGGTTCCTTTTGATTATGCGCACTGGTggcttcagcctcagctccagtGGGTCCCCTGGGATCCATTTCTGGAATCGGACCAGCGTTGGTAGTGACGACATCTCCTATCCCAATGCCGGTGCCAGCGCTGGTGCCCACCGGCTGCACCATCCCCATTGTCACCACTTCCCAACATGGAGCCGGATGTGCGTCGCCTTATGCCGGAGGTAACCACATTTCCTAGATTGGAGCCTGAGCCTTATTCTTTCGGGATAGGCCTCTGGGCGGACTGAGAGTGGTCGCTGGTAGATCCCAATATGGACTAGAGTGGGGAACTGGGTGAAGACCGtaaactggatacttctccagatactggtttgctttctCCCTTACCATGGCTACCGAAGAGAGTGCATCCTATGTTATGGTGGGAGGGCAGCATAGGTCCTGCACCTTCAGCTGCACATGGTGGCAgccaagactaacatcttgaccgAAGCGTTGCAAATAGGAGTTTCTTTTTCTGAATCCTTACTCCATTCATTGACGCCCTTACTGACATCCTGTTGAGCACTTGGTCCAagtccaacacaggggctcctgtgaataggacaattgcccgccaccATTGTCCTGCTCCAGAGAACCCaaatttcctcacccaacaccctaccctggagagcttggtatTCCATGATTCCACATTCCAAGGCTTCCAGGGACagagaatccaaaaggctggacactTTGAGAACGtttttttcttctgccagtcttgcactgtggtccgtgaacaccatATGTCTTTTTGGCTGttactcccacatgtggtgggaaataggttgcaCACatactgccacaggtcccggagtatGCCCGGACCATACTatctcaggctgttgctgatgggagagatgcagcaaagttcacgataCACTGAGGACTAGACACAACCGATTCACTGAGCAGAGTGGTTTCATGGACAGTGACCCTTcagtgccacgcctggttgaggacgactggctttttgggggatgtccaggcttccctTATGGATATCCCTttcgatggcacccgtctcttcggacaCCAGGCAGATTTGGCACTTGAGCGCTTCAATGATTATCTAcgaccaggtccttgggcctctctgcagcCCCACTTCACCCCTAGTCTGCTTTCCGCTCTTTCCTGGTTACGGAAGAGGCTTCCAGCTGTGCCAGTTTCCTCCTAGCAACCATGCTGCGCATGCTTCCCCGCCCCTGTGTGGCCAAGGGCATAGTTGCCGCAGAGCTTGTGGGTCAAGTTGCCAGTGACCTGCTCAGTCCACCACCTCCCCGGCAGCTGCAGGCTCCAAACCATCCTAATCTGCCCCTTTCCCACTATGGGCATCCAgtcagcagcaggatttgccaTCGCCTGCCCCACtgacagtccataacatcggacagatgggtcctGCAggttgtctgaaggggctactccctccccttcgagactacccctatTCTCCATGCCACCATCTCACGATCGGATGACGACAGATCACCTGTCAATTCTCTGCGTGGAAGTCATGGCTCATCTGGCCAGGGGAGCCATAGAGATGGTCCCTATACCAGAAGTAGGCTTTGGttgctgttcctgctactttctggttcccaaaaaggacaaaggccttTGTCCTGTTTTACTTCTCCAGACCCTCAATCttctcctcaagaaggagaaattacaAATGCACaaattggctcaggtcttgtctagaCCAGGAGTCTGGATTGTAACGTTGGACTTgctggatgcatatttccacattcttgTCCTgctcacaggcgttacctgcggtttatggtaggccacgagcaccttcagtttactgtgcttccctttcACTTTACCAGCCCCCCTCcgatgttcaccaaagtgatggcggtggtcgcaactCATCTGCTTGGATCAGGGGTATCTGATCCAAGCATCTCAACTACTGGCTGTTGACATCGGGCtctccccaggctgtcatctcccactgccggactacggcgaacctcttgcattctctggggttcactatcaaagtgccaaagtcacatctggcTCCCTGTCAGACGttgcctttcatcagagctgttctgggcacGGTCAGTTTCAGGCATATCCTCCAGAACAGCGAGtcctggatattcaggctatgaaacTGATGATTCAGGCTCTATCCTCGAATTCGGTGGgactgactctgaagctgctgtgtctcatggcctcctacatcctgctagtaacacatgcccgcTGGCCTCTGTGGGGTCTGCAGTGGGACccgagttccagtgggcgcagcatcaggggaatctctccgacatggtccagatcttggagggaactgcgaaagtcctgcagtggtggttaacaaactgcagttaggttggaagcacacccctttcccttccccaaccagatctcacagtattgacagatgcatcactcctgggacaagacagccatctaggagaggtggagatcagagggctctggtctccggcagaagcagggttccacatcaacatgctggagctctagGCGATCCAACTGGCAGTGGAAGCCTTTCTACCCCCCATCAAGGGAAGGTTAGTGCAGGTGTTTACGGACAACaatactgccatgtggtattgcatcaaacagggcggggtggggtcgtggaccgttggcaagaggctctgcgtctctggacattgcTGGAATGTCAGACTGTTTGCCTGATGGTTCAacttctggcaggctctctgaaaacACTAGAGTGGATGAACTTAGCCATCGATGCCTAGCaggtcatgaatggcatctccatctggaggtggtacaTGGTCTCTttgagcagtggggagagccttgattagatttgTTCGCCACCgttgagaacatgcaatgtcagcagttttgcacgctggagtttcgAAGGCGGCTCTCGCTAAGCGACACTTTTCAAATCGAGTGGTTCtcgggcctcctgtatgcctttccgcccataacaCTCCTGCCCAGagctctgaagaagatcaggaacgactgggcccaaatcattcctgtggctccagactgggcaaggTGATTCTGGTACCCCAAGCTACTGAGCATGTCTATCGATCCTGCAGTCAGATTGCCTTTTcgggagaatcttctgtcgcagcagcagcagAGGGTTCTTCACTTGAACTTGTCCACTTTCCGCCTACTTGCGTGGAAGTTTAACGGCGACAGTTGACACCTTTTGACCTTCCTACCTCGGTTTCTAACGTCATCTTTCCAGCCAGGGGTCCCTCCCCCAAATGGGTATACACCTGCcgttggtaaaaaaataaaaaaataattgtggcatGGTGCGCAGAGAAACATGTTGAGCCTCTCTCTCTGACCCCCACTTTCTGAAGTTACTTTTTATTCCGTCCTTTGCCCATCAGGGCTCAGCTCTTGGCATTCTTAAAGGGCTATCTGTCTGCTCTTTCTACCTTCTTGCGGCTGCCTAACTAACACTCCTTTTTTAAATCCCCTACTGTACATAGGTTTTTGAAGGGTCTTGTTTACCTTTATCATGCCACAGAGGGAGCTCAATCTCGCAGAGGGAGTGAAGTGCAGACCTTTCCATCCAAGCTGCCTTATGTCTGTCTGCCCTAACAAGATGGTACTTCGCACAAGGGCCTCCTTTCTACCGAAACTTGTCACCTgtttttatgtaggccagtccatcactcttccTACTTTTTTCGcttctccacatccctctaaagaagaggagcaactccaccatctggacacAATAAGACCATTGTCGTTCTATCTTACCTGCATTCAAGAGTTCCAGGTGGAAGacaaactctttgtggggtatgttggcgcAAAGAAAGATCAAGTGGTGTAGAAGCAGACCTTATGTAGGTAGgtcgtgctctgcattaaaatctgataCGCAttagccaagaagcaacctcctgcaAGAttgcgtgcccattccaccagaacaaaagctgtgaccactgtgttagcatgcggagttccagtctTGAATACCTGCAAGGGCAGCAACGTGGTCTTCCCTGCACTCATTTACCTAGCaccactgtctggacagtcaggtctgtcatgacaagcattttgcccattcagtcctacaggacCTCCTCGCCTGAAATTAGTCCACAGACTCACCttcgggatggtattgcttgggtatctattctaaggtaaggaatctgcagctagaagtctctttcaaagggacaagttacttactttcagtaacaccttatctggtagacagTATAGCAGCAGGtttcttactgacccacccatcctccccgctctgcggacagATTTCTAGGAACAGGGTTGACCTTTTTCAGGGTCCTAGTTGTTCATACCAGTGGTTGGTGCTCTCATGGTTCCGcactctggcatggaaagtcatgaataGGAATAGACACCAGTGCACCTGGATAGCACTTTTATAGGTACTGCAACAGCACTTCCAGTGCAGACGACAAAGAATGTGGAGCCGGTCAGTGCCAACTAACAGCGAGTAGGGGTACTGCccatgaaaaatcttccagatatATCCAGTctgatgcccaggaaattccaAGATAAGGCATTTGCATCTAGATCTATTCTCTAACAGacaaggtgttaccgaaggtaagtaataagTCCTTTAATCTCATTCGCTCCAGATTTTGAAATCTGTCAGCTACAAAAATCAACActtatttttgttgttgtctgtaTTTCCACCTGATATGCTTTCAAGAATGTCTGACTAAATGCTGAAGCCCATTTATGCTATTTAACCATATTATCCTAAGATGGAAGCTGCTAACTTCTTTGGGAAAGGCATCAAGGCAAGTCTATCTTTACTGATTTTAAATTAGAGAAAGAGCTGACCAGTGATTCTGAagcacttttcattttttatgcaCTGTTGCAAGGATGCAAATATCAAGGAACTGGTCATCCACTTATAGACCACATTTTTATTCATTGAAGGAAAAGTTCTCCGAGGGATCTTCATTAGTAGTCATGATCACTAAATGGCA
The Pleurodeles waltl isolate 20211129_DDA chromosome 11, aPleWal1.hap1.20221129, whole genome shotgun sequence genome window above contains:
- the LOC138266582 gene encoding UDP-GalNAc:beta-1,3-N-acetylgalactosaminyltransferase 1-like is translated as MSANYFICLKLGFLALVGTTVTIVMCLIMQQSPTLVEKMNWIYFYEYEPIYKTNFTFTQHVKCKDTNPFLVILVSSRPKDTFVRQAIRITWGSVNMWFGHHVKTLFLLGQEPNEDARMETLIEYESKLNGDIIRQDFLDTYHNLTLKTIMAFQWVSQFCPNAKYIMKADSDVFINTPNLLNFLLTFNSSDSLFTGYPLFDNYVQRSILHKAYISYLEYPFRIYPHYCSGLGYVLSGKLALKIYEVMSHVKPIWIEDAYVGICLKVLNVAVHAPRNPELFVLYAVEFSLCEYRKACAVHGLSSNEIIKVWDAIQKNTLGKCS